From the genome of Pan troglodytes isolate AG18354 chromosome 16, NHGRI_mPanTro3-v2.0_pri, whole genome shotgun sequence:
GCGGATGATCATCACGACaaggaagaggcagaggaagaCGAAGCAGGCCAAGGTCAGCCCTTTGTCCACGTCGACATAGACGGGCTCGGGCGTGGGCTCCTCCATCTCGCGGCAGCGACTGCGGGCTGCTCCTCCTCTGCCTCGGGCTTGACTGGTACCATTTTCCACCCCTGCAGAAACAGCCACAGCAGTGGGGAAGGAGGGGCATGGTCACGTGCCTGGGGTGATTGCAGGGCACCAACCTCTGCTCCCTCTTATCTGCTACCCCCGCACCGAGAGCTTGCTGCTCAGACCACCCTGCAGGAGGGTAGGAGGGGATGGGTACACATGGACCCACATGGTCACAGCCCGAAACCTTGTAGGTAACCAGAGTCTCTAGCAGGGTGCAGCCAGTGCCTCCCCAGACTGGGGCAGGGGAGGTGACAGATGAGTCCCAGCAGGCATGGGACTAGGGTGGGGCTGAGGGTTGGGTGGGGATAGAGGCCCTGCAGCTGCCTCCACTCCATGAAACCCTTTAGAAAGGCAGTTAGGATAATGCTTTCCATTTAGCCAAGCCACTATCTGAGGGTGATCTGAAAGCATTCCCAAAATTgggtaattattatatttatacatgtattttagagacagggtctcactctgttgctcaggctggagtgcagtggcacaatcatagcttactgcagcctccaactcctggctcaagcaatcctcttgccttggcctcccaaagcgtcaggattacaggcgtgaccactgTGCTTGGTCTATCATGTTTTGAAAGCAAAGAACCTAGATTTCAAatgaaacctattgtggaaaaccACAGAGGAATAGACTGAGGAGGGGCTGCTGTCATGGAAGAGAGTGAGAGGCCTGGAGGGTCTATATCCCCTTCCCTGCTGCAGGTCCTCACAGGGACTCTCTAGAGACTCCTGCTGACGCCAGCACATGGCCTGAAAACTGTAAGTGTTATGGGAAGAACAGTTTTGGCAGTCACGTGGaagagtcccagctctgccaccgcCCTGCAGGGCAGGTCTGGACAGCTCTCAATTATTGTTAGGACTCCAGCGGTAGTGCCTACACTGACACATTCATCTTGGGATGATTTGCAACTTCTCTGGGTCCTAATTTCCTCCCTGCTGAGGAGAGGTGGCCATACCTGCTTCACAGGGATGTGACGACCAAATGCACAGTCCCTGGCTCCAGTGGATGGTCAGTACATACTTTGAGTGAACTGGGAGCTCGAGGAGCTGGCTAGGAGCGAGCAGGCAGCTCCCCAAGTTCAGCTGCCAGGGACAGCTTTAGGAGGAGGGCCGGCTGCTGCTCCCTCTCCCCATACATAGCATTCGTCCCTATCCTCATCCCTGAACTTGTGGAGTGCTTGAACTGTACTCTGTGCTTCGTGTTCTGTCTGTTATTTAAAGCTCATGATACCCCTGGAAGCAAGTTACCCAGGCATCCATAGgcccattttataaatgtggaaactgaggcactgagcaGGGAAATGACGTATCCAAGGTCCCACATCCCACACCCTAGGTCCCTACATGTCTCTGCCTCCTGTAGTGGGGCTCCATCTTCCCCACCCACTCTGGAGCTTCAGGAAGATACCTGTGTGTGCAAGCTTGGAGCCCGCTGGCT
Proteins encoded in this window:
- the CTXND1 gene encoding cortexin domain-containing 1 protein; this encodes MEEPTPEPVYVDVDKGLTLACFVFLCLFLVVMIIRCAKVIMDPYSAIPTSTWEEQHLDD